The genome window AAAGACTACAAACAGGTTTTGGTTCGAGCATATAAGAACAAATCTGTTGAAAATAAATTACTTTTTGTGCTTTCTTCTAAAAGTTTGGGAGAAGCATATCGTCGTATCAAATATTTAGAAAAATATTCGGCTTTTCAATTAGGACAAGCAAATGAAATTATCGGTAAACAAACTGATATTCAGACGAAAAAAGCAAAAAAAGAAAAAGCGAAAGACGAAAAAGAAAAAGTACTTTCTCAGCAAACTTTGTTTAGTCAAAATCTTGAAAAAGAACGATTAACAAAAGAGAAAGCGGTCGAAGAATTCCGTAAAAACGAAGGTGTTATTGCTGCTGAAATTAATGCAAAAGAAGCACAACAACGTCAAATTGATGCACAGATTAAAGCAATTATTGAAGAAGAGATTCGACAAGCAAAGATTCGTGCAGAAAAAGATTTAAAAGATTGGAACGAAGCTAAACGAGGAAATACAATTGCATCTTATAATGAGTATTTAAGAGATAACCCAAAAGGAGATTATGCGAAATCAGCTCGTACAGCTATTTTAAGAATTGAGAATGATGCCAAAGCATGGAATATTGCACGTTCAGCGCATACAAAACAAGCGTATCAATCTTATTTAAATCATCATCCAACAGGAAGTTTCGTATCTACAGCAAAAACAGAAGTTGCTAAATTTGAACAATTAGAACGCGAAGCTGAAGCAGAACGTCAACGTATCATTGCACAACGTAAAGCAGAAGAGGAAGCTCGTTTGAAAGCTCAAAAAGAAGAAGATGCTCGTAAAATTGCAGCAGCTAAAGCTGAAGCTGAGCGTAAAGCGAAGATAGAAGCTGAGCAGAAAGTTGTTGTAAAAGTGCCAGAAAAAGAACGTGTTGTAAAAGTAGATGCAGTAAAACCAGCTGAGACTTTTGCAGAACGTCCAGATTCTGAAGGTATTTCGGGAGAATTCTCATCAAACAAAGGTCGTCTACCTTGGCCTGTTGATAAAGGAACGGTTGTAAGTAGATTTGGAGCTAATTCTCACCCAGTTTTATCTAATATTACAACGCAAAATAGTGGTGTTGATATTTCAACTTATCGTGGAGCACATGCACGTGCTGTTTACGAAGGAACTGTTCAAGCTGTAATGAGTGTATCTGGAAATGGTAAGTCTGTATTGGTAAGACATGGTTCGTATTATTCAGTTTATACAAACTTATCAAGTGTAAGTGTTTCGAAAGGTGATGATGTAAAACGTGGTCAGTCTTTAGGAATTATCTATACAAGTGGAGATGGAGAAACAATCATGAATTTCCAAGTTTGGAGCGGAACAACAAAACAAAATCCTGCTTCTTGGGTAGCGGGAATGTAATAAATTAATTATATATTTGCATTAAAATCAATTCAGTATGGGATTAGGAGGTAAAGAATGGATCGTAATCGTACTTGTTGTGTTATTATTATTCGGAGGAAAGAAAATTCCTGAATTAATGAAAGGATTAGGTTCTGGATTAAACGAATTCAAGAAAGCAACAAAAGATGATAACAAATCAGAAGCTACTGAAAGTACTTCTGACAAAAAAGAAAATTAAAATATATTTTTAATTAGATAATAGAGCATTGTAGTTGCGTATACAATTACAATGCTTTTATTTTATAAACTAAAACAAAACATGAAATTCACAGATAAAGCTTGGTCTATTTTTAATCAAAGTATCAATGATTATCACAAATATGATGATGTAAATCGTCAAATCGAAAATCCATATAGCGAAGAAGATTTAATCGCTCATTTATTGTACAAAAAAAATTGGATTGATACAGTTCAATGGCATTTAGAAGATATTATTCGTGATCCACAAATTGATCCAGTAGAAGCATTAAGCTTAAAACGTTGGATTGATAAATCAAACCAAGAACGTACAGATATGGTAGAATATGTGGATAGCTGGTTTTTACAACAATATGCGAATGTAGAAGTAAAAGCAGATGCAACTTACAATACAGAATCTCCTGCGTGGGCTGTAGACCGTTTTTCTATTTTATCGCTTAAGGTTTATCACATGAAACAAGAGGTAGAACGTGAGGATGCAACACCGGAGCATAAAGCAGCTTGTCAAGTGAAATTAGATGTTTTGAATCAACAACATCAAGATTTATCAACAGCGATTGAAGAATTGTTGGCTGATTTTGAAGCAGGTAAAAAATACATGAAAGTGTATAAACAAATGAAAATGTATAATGACGAGGATTTGAATCCAGTTCTTTATGCAAACAAGAAATAATTTTCAGAAAAATTAATAAAATATAGAAAACTCATCTTTTTTGGATGAGTTTTTTTATTGCGTACAAATATGTTAATTTCATCTAATCAAAACATTAGAATGAAAAAACTGAAATTTATTACTTGCTTTACCTTATTTATTTTTGGTACACAATTGTATGCGCAATATGCTGCAGTAAAAGATTTAACCACGAGGCAATTTCCGTGGTTGAAGAATAAAGTTGTACTCAAAGAGATTTCAAAAGAGAATGATGAAGATGTCTTTGTAATCGAAACGAAAAAAGATAAACTATATATATCAGCATCGTCTACAAGTGCAGCTTCGCGCGGATTAGATTGGTATGCGAAACATGTGGCACACCAAAGTATTTCGCATATGGGCGATAACAAATCGCAGCTTGCCAAACTTCCGCAAATTAATCAACCAATTAAAAAGAAATCATTTGTTCCATATCGTTATGCATTAAATTATTGTACGATCAACTATTCGTTTAGCTTTTATACATGGGAAGAATGGGAGAAAGAATTGGATTGGATGGCGCTGAATGGTGTCAATATTATGTTAGCGCCAGTTGGGACTGAAAAAGTTTGGTACAACACATTGATCAAAATGGGTTATTCGGATGAAGAAGCCAAAGCTTTTATTCCAGGTCCTGCGTTTACAGCTTGGTGGTTAATGGGAAATCTTGAAGGCTGGGGCGGTCCTGTGAGCAATCAATTAATAGATCAACAAGCAGAATTGCAAAAAAAGATTCTGAAACGAATGAAAGAGTTAGGAATCGAGCCTATTTTACAAGGTTTTTATGGAATGGTTCCGCACGATTTGAAAACGAAAAAAGGATACGAAGATGCACCAGTTATCGATCAAGGAAATTGGGTGTTCACAGAATTTACGCGTCCAGCTATTTTAGTTCCTACCACTTCTCATTTCGAGAATGTTGCTAACATTTACTACGATGAGATGAAGAAATTGTATGGAAATGACATCAAATATTTTGGCGGTGAACCTTTTCACGAAGGAGGGAAAACAAAAGGAGTTAATGTGCCAGAAGTAGCGCAACACGTGCAACAAACCATGCAAAAGAATTATCCAAATTCGACGTGGGTTTTACAAGGTTGGCAAAACAATCCTTCGGATGATATTTTAAAAGGTCTTAAAAAAGAGAATACTTTAATCATTGAATTGTTTGGAGAAAATACAGATAATTGGTACAAAAGAAAAGGATATAACGGTACAAGTTTTATTTGGTCAAATGTGAGTAATTTCGGAGAAAAGAATGGTTTGTACGGAAAATTACAACGTTTTATTGATGAAGTTTATCGCGCCAAAAACTCTGAATATGGACAATATTTGAAAGGTGTCGGAATTATTCCAGAAGGAATTATCAACAATCCTGTTGCTTACGATTTGATGTTGGATTTGGCTTGGCAAGATGAAAAACCAAATCTTGACGAATGGCTAAAAAATTATACAATTTATCGATACGGAAAAGAAAATCAAGATATCATAAATGCTTGGAAAGGTTTTGCACAAACAGTTTATTCAAGTCCAGAAGTTTACCAAGAAGGACCTTCGGAAAGTATTTATTGTGCGCGTCCTTCGTTGAACGTCAATCCAGTTTCATCTTGGGGAACACGTAAGAGAAATTACGATATTAAACAATATAAGGAAGCTGTAAAATTATTTGTGAAAGCAGATGAAGAATTCAAAAATGTAGAAACGTATCAAACCGATAAAATCGATTTTCTTCGTCAAGTTTGGGCAGATAAAGGTGATGATGCTTATGCGCGAATGGTTGCTGCGATAAATTATCAAGATAAAGAACGTATCCAAAAAGCTGGAAATAATTTTATCGAAATGGTAAAATTGCAAAATGAATTATTAGGAAATAGTAAATATTTTACGCTGAATCGTTGGGTAGAAGAAGCTAAAGATTTTGGAAAGAATTTGCCTGATGCTCAAAACGTGATGTACAATGCAAAAGGACAAATTACGTTTTGGGGACCAGATACGTTGCCGCGTACGACGCTGAGAGATTACGCGCACAAAGAATGGAACGGATTACTTGGTTCGCTTTATTTGGAGCGTTGGAAAGTCTTTGTGGAGAATTCTATAAATGGTAAAATCTCAAATCCAGAAGATTTTTATAAAATGGAAGTTGAGTGGTCGAAGAAACAAGATTTGTATCAACCCAAAAAATCAACGCCAGAAGAATTTAAAAAGCTTCAAGCTAAAATTTTAGAATAATTATAAAGTTGAAATTACCTCGTATTGAAAAATATGAGGTATTTTTATAATTACTGTAAAATTTCACACATGAAGAAAAATTATTTCAAACCCTTACTTTTAGGAATAAGTTTATTTTCGATTTCGGTTTTTGGTCAACAAGAGAAACCAAAATACGATTATCAAGAAGCTTTCAAACCATTTTTTTATCAGAATAATGCAACAGAAACTCGTTCAGCGAGTGGAAAACCAGGTCATAATTATTGGCAAAATCGTGCGGATTATAATCTGAATGTTAGTTTGAATGAAGAAAAAAATGAAATTTCTGGAACATCTGAAATTACATATACCAACAATAGTTTTGATGATTTAGACTTTTTGTGGTTACAATTGGATCAAAATTTATTCAAAAAAGAATCTCGTGGAAGTGCTTTATTACCAATTTCTGGAAGCCGTTATGGCGATTCAACTTCTGAATTTGAAGGAGGTTATAAAATTAAATCTGTTCAAATCGACGGAAAAGAAGCGAAATACACTGTTTCAGATACGCGTATGCAAATTGATTTGATTAATCATTTGAAAGCGCGTGGAGGAAAAACAAAAATCAAGATTGAATATTCGTTTGTTTCGCCTAATTATGGAGCAGATAGAATGGGAGTTGAGCCGACTAAAAATGGAAAGATTTTTACGATGGCACAATGGTTTCCTCGCATGGCGGTTTACGATGACATCATGGGATGGAATACGTTGCCATATCTAGGTCCAGGAGAATTTTATCTGGAATATGGAGATATAACAGCTAATATAACGGTTCCTTCATCGCATTATGTAGTTGGTTCGGGAGAATTATTGAATGAAAATGAAGTCTACTCAAAAGAAGAAGTAAACCGATGGAACAAAGCAAAATCGAGTGATAAAACCGTTATTATTCGTTCTGCTGATGAGGTAAACAAAGCGACAAAAGTTGCAAAAGGAACAAAAACGTGGAAATTTAAAATTCAGAATACACGCGATTTTGCTTGGGCTTCATCATCTTCATTTATCTTAGATGCAGCAAAAATTAATCTTCCAAGTGGTCAAAAATCGTTAGCAATTTCGGCTTATCCAGTAGAAAGTGATGGAAATGATGCTTGGGGAAGATCGACAGAATATACAAAAGCTTCTATTGAACATTACTCAAAACAATGGTTAGAATATCCTTACCCAGCGGCGACAAATGTGGCAGGAAATGAGGGCGGAATGGAATATCCGGGAATTGTTTTTTGTCATTTGACTTCGAAAGGAGAAAGTCTTTGGGGAGTTACAGATCACGAATTTGGACATATTTGGTTCCCGATGATTGTTGGTTCTAATGAACGTGTTCATGGTTGGATGGACGAAGGTTTTAATACGTTTATCAATGATATTTCGACAAAGAATTTCAACAATGGTGAATATTACAAAAAGCAATCTGCACAACGAATGGCAGGTTATTTATTCAGCGATAATCTTGAACCTGTAACGACTCAACCGGATAATATGCGTGAAAGAAATATAGGTGCGTTGTTGTATTATAAGCCGGGAGCGGGAATGAAAGTTTTGCGTGAAACAATTTTGGGCGAAGAAAAATTTGATAAAGCATTGCGTCAATACATCAAATATTGGGCATATAAACATCCAACACCAGAAGATTTTTTCCGTACAATGGAAAATGTTTCAGGAGAGGAATTATCGTGGTTTTGGAGAGGTTGGTTCTTGAATAAATGGACAATTGATCAAGGAATTAACAGCGCAAAATATGTAGATGGCGATTATAAAAAAGGCTTGATTTTGAAAGTGGAGAACTTTGGACAATTGCCAATGCCAACAACTGTTCAAGTGAATTTTAAAGATGGAACTTCGCAAGAAGTTAAATTACCGATTGAAGTTTGGAAACGTAATACAGAATGGACTTTCAAAGTGCCTTCAACAAAAGAAGTTTCGACGATTAAATTGGATCCAAATGGAGCTTTACCAGATATTGATTTGAAGAATAATACATTCAATATGGCGGAGGCAAAACCTGTTGAAAAAATTAATCCAAAAGAATACGAAGGTACATTTACGAATAAACAAATCAATGCTGAATTTGTGTTGAAAGCTGAAAACGATAAATTGAATTTAGTTTTTGGTGGACAAACTATTCCGTTAGATTATCAAGGTGATGGTAAATTTGTGAATGAACAAGGCGGTTTGGAATTGACTTTTGCAAAAGATAAAAAGACATTTTCTGTAGAAGAAGCTGGACAAAAATTCGAGTTTACGAAGAAGTAAATTTGTTCTAAGTTGTCATACTGAACTCATTTCAGCATCTCATCAGAAAAGTAAATCACATCAGGAAAATAAAAAAACCACTTCGCAAGAAGTGGTTTTTTATTGACTATTATTTTTGAGATGTACCTTCTGGTTTAAGATATAAATCGAAGTAATCTGTAATTTTTTGCATCAAATGAACGCGATCTTTTCCACGAACATTATGCTCATGCCCAGGATAAACAAAGTAATCCATTTGAACACTATTTTTCACCGCTTCGCGAATAAAATCAATCGAATGTTGCCAAACAACCACATTATCTTGCGCTCCGTGAATCATTAATAATTTACCTTTTAAGTCTTTTACACGATTAATTAAATTCGTGTTTTTGAAACCTTCAGGATTATCTTGAGGCGATTCCATGTAACGTTCCGTATACATAATTTCGTATTGCGTCCAATCTAAAACTGGTCCACCAGCAACTCCAACTTTAAAAACGTCAGGTTTACGTAACATGAATGATGTTGTCATAAATCCACCATAAGACCAACCATGAATTCCCATACGTTCCGCATCTACGAAAGGTAAAGTTTTCAAGAAATCGACACCTTTCATTTGGTCATTCATTTCTGTAGTTGCTACATTTCCGTGAATCGCTTGCTCAAATTTAAGACCTCTATTCGCAGATCCGCGTCCGTCCATTGTAAAGACAACATAACCTTTTTCCGCTAAATGATCGTACCAAAGATTTCCTGTTGCAGGAAAACGATTTGTGATTAATTGCGCGTGAGGACCATTGTACAAATAAACGATAACTGGATATTTTTTCGAAGAA of Empedobacter falsenii contains these proteins:
- a CDS encoding murein hydrolase activator EnvC family protein translates to MKFVLSTVLLTLSLSVFAQVPYNKANLQKQNAQLKKEIINLNKQLEVNKQNSKLNVDFVQNLTKKIQVQTKLVNNLSKEKRFIEDEIYLTQLEINKLSRELVELKKDYKQVLVRAYKNKSVENKLLFVLSSKSLGEAYRRIKYLEKYSAFQLGQANEIIGKQTDIQTKKAKKEKAKDEKEKVLSQQTLFSQNLEKERLTKEKAVEEFRKNEGVIAAEINAKEAQQRQIDAQIKAIIEEEIRQAKIRAEKDLKDWNEAKRGNTIASYNEYLRDNPKGDYAKSARTAILRIENDAKAWNIARSAHTKQAYQSYLNHHPTGSFVSTAKTEVAKFEQLEREAEAERQRIIAQRKAEEEARLKAQKEEDARKIAAAKAEAERKAKIEAEQKVVVKVPEKERVVKVDAVKPAETFAERPDSEGISGEFSSNKGRLPWPVDKGTVVSRFGANSHPVLSNITTQNSGVDISTYRGAHARAVYEGTVQAVMSVSGNGKSVLVRHGSYYSVYTNLSSVSVSKGDDVKRGQSLGIIYTSGDGETIMNFQVWSGTTKQNPASWVAGM
- the tatA gene encoding twin-arginine translocase TatA/TatE family subunit — protein: MGLGGKEWIVIVLVVLLLFGGKKIPELMKGLGSGLNEFKKATKDDNKSEATESTSDKKEN
- a CDS encoding DUF4254 domain-containing protein; its protein translation is MKFTDKAWSIFNQSINDYHKYDDVNRQIENPYSEEDLIAHLLYKKNWIDTVQWHLEDIIRDPQIDPVEALSLKRWIDKSNQERTDMVEYVDSWFLQQYANVEVKADATYNTESPAWAVDRFSILSLKVYHMKQEVEREDATPEHKAACQVKLDVLNQQHQDLSTAIEELLADFEAGKKYMKVYKQMKMYNDEDLNPVLYANKK
- a CDS encoding alpha-N-acetylglucosaminidase, whose product is MKKLKFITCFTLFIFGTQLYAQYAAVKDLTTRQFPWLKNKVVLKEISKENDEDVFVIETKKDKLYISASSTSAASRGLDWYAKHVAHQSISHMGDNKSQLAKLPQINQPIKKKSFVPYRYALNYCTINYSFSFYTWEEWEKELDWMALNGVNIMLAPVGTEKVWYNTLIKMGYSDEEAKAFIPGPAFTAWWLMGNLEGWGGPVSNQLIDQQAELQKKILKRMKELGIEPILQGFYGMVPHDLKTKKGYEDAPVIDQGNWVFTEFTRPAILVPTTSHFENVANIYYDEMKKLYGNDIKYFGGEPFHEGGKTKGVNVPEVAQHVQQTMQKNYPNSTWVLQGWQNNPSDDILKGLKKENTLIIELFGENTDNWYKRKGYNGTSFIWSNVSNFGEKNGLYGKLQRFIDEVYRAKNSEYGQYLKGVGIIPEGIINNPVAYDLMLDLAWQDEKPNLDEWLKNYTIYRYGKENQDIINAWKGFAQTVYSSPEVYQEGPSESIYCARPSLNVNPVSSWGTRKRNYDIKQYKEAVKLFVKADEEFKNVETYQTDKIDFLRQVWADKGDDAYARMVAAINYQDKERIQKAGNNFIEMVKLQNELLGNSKYFTLNRWVEEAKDFGKNLPDAQNVMYNAKGQITFWGPDTLPRTTLRDYAHKEWNGLLGSLYLERWKVFVENSINGKISNPEDFYKMEVEWSKKQDLYQPKKSTPEEFKKLQAKILE
- a CDS encoding M1 family metallopeptidase is translated as MKKNYFKPLLLGISLFSISVFGQQEKPKYDYQEAFKPFFYQNNATETRSASGKPGHNYWQNRADYNLNVSLNEEKNEISGTSEITYTNNSFDDLDFLWLQLDQNLFKKESRGSALLPISGSRYGDSTSEFEGGYKIKSVQIDGKEAKYTVSDTRMQIDLINHLKARGGKTKIKIEYSFVSPNYGADRMGVEPTKNGKIFTMAQWFPRMAVYDDIMGWNTLPYLGPGEFYLEYGDITANITVPSSHYVVGSGELLNENEVYSKEEVNRWNKAKSSDKTVIIRSADEVNKATKVAKGTKTWKFKIQNTRDFAWASSSSFILDAAKINLPSGQKSLAISAYPVESDGNDAWGRSTEYTKASIEHYSKQWLEYPYPAATNVAGNEGGMEYPGIVFCHLTSKGESLWGVTDHEFGHIWFPMIVGSNERVHGWMDEGFNTFINDISTKNFNNGEYYKKQSAQRMAGYLFSDNLEPVTTQPDNMRERNIGALLYYKPGAGMKVLRETILGEEKFDKALRQYIKYWAYKHPTPEDFFRTMENVSGEELSWFWRGWFLNKWTIDQGINSAKYVDGDYKKGLILKVENFGQLPMPTTVQVNFKDGTSQEVKLPIEVWKRNTEWTFKVPSTKEVSTIKLDPNGALPDIDLKNNTFNMAEAKPVEKINPKEYEGTFTNKQINAEFVLKAENDKLNLVFGGQTIPLDYQGDGKFVNEQGGLELTFAKDKKTFSVEEAGQKFEFTKK